Proteins from one Arthrobacter sp. DNA4 genomic window:
- a CDS encoding GntR family transcriptional regulator: MASQPETSPYLMIRNAIISQELPPRAQLVESALAKKYNVSRTPIREALRRLETEGLVERYGSRMQVREYRPEEMLDLYEVRTFLEEAAAKTAALRHTDMDLMLIDRAHQAMVTLDFDAATPAELAAANRTFHERIWAASHSAALLDLLDRILVHFIRYPGTTLSTKERWDRVLKEHEELLVAIRARNAEEAYRIASAHMDEAKNIRIQMYIDAQEISHPHLG, from the coding sequence GTGGCGTCGCAACCAGAGACAAGCCCCTACCTGATGATCAGGAACGCCATCATCTCGCAGGAGCTGCCTCCCCGTGCCCAGCTCGTCGAAAGCGCCCTGGCCAAGAAGTACAACGTCTCCCGGACGCCCATCAGGGAAGCCTTGCGGCGCCTTGAAACCGAGGGGCTCGTGGAGCGCTACGGTTCACGCATGCAGGTGCGGGAGTACCGCCCGGAGGAGATGCTGGACCTCTATGAGGTGCGGACCTTCCTGGAGGAGGCGGCCGCAAAAACTGCTGCTCTCCGGCACACGGACATGGACCTGATGCTGATCGACCGCGCGCACCAGGCCATGGTCACCCTTGATTTTGATGCTGCCACTCCGGCTGAACTGGCCGCCGCCAACCGCACCTTCCATGAGCGCATCTGGGCCGCCAGCCACAGTGCCGCCCTCCTTGACCTGCTCGACCGGATCCTGGTCCACTTCATCCGCTACCCCGGCACCACGCTCTCCACCAAGGAGCGCTGGGACCGCGTACTGAAGGAGCACGAGGAGCTGCTGGTGGCCATCCGCGCACGGAACGCGGAGGAGGCTTACCGCATCGCCAGCGCCCACATGGACGAGGCAAAGAATATCCGCATCCAGATGTACATCGACGCCCAG
- a CDS encoding PrpF domain-containing protein: MTLLFREEPQAGTLPVTPVPATLVRGGTSKCWIFRDEDLPADALETDRLLIRTFGSPDLRQIDGVGGASSTTSKAITVAGTDPDGTVRYRFAQVAIDKPAVEWASNCGNCATALGLYALHAGLVAPTGEVTRVPILNTVTGLRLVCEIPTPGAQVPAYGGRRLDGQHYPGVPIDVIFQKASWSSYGAQFPTGSATDELEVDGKRYRATLIDVGAPAALFDAQDLGLDATGSEEALEALVRLAPQLRAAAARRMGLPQDLTSIPKVGIVGPPPAGATGVSARMISMTALHPAIGLTSAVAVAAASGTPGSVVQRSVVPAAEAGLFIHLLKGTTALALDAADPAEVSFQRSARVISESTILVPSD; this comes from the coding sequence ATGACGCTTCTATTCAGGGAAGAGCCGCAGGCCGGCACCCTCCCGGTCACCCCGGTGCCGGCCACCCTCGTCCGTGGCGGCACCAGCAAGTGCTGGATATTCCGGGACGAGGACCTTCCGGCTGATGCCCTGGAGACGGACCGCCTCCTCATCCGCACCTTCGGCTCGCCGGACCTCCGCCAGATCGACGGAGTAGGCGGCGCCTCGTCCACCACCAGCAAGGCGATCACTGTGGCCGGCACCGATCCGGACGGAACGGTCCGCTACCGGTTCGCCCAGGTGGCCATCGACAAGCCGGCAGTGGAGTGGGCCAGCAACTGCGGCAACTGCGCAACAGCGCTGGGCCTGTACGCGCTCCATGCCGGGCTCGTCGCACCGACCGGCGAAGTCACCCGGGTCCCCATCCTGAACACCGTGACCGGCCTGCGCCTGGTCTGCGAGATCCCCACGCCGGGGGCGCAGGTACCCGCTTACGGCGGGCGGCGCCTCGACGGTCAGCACTACCCCGGCGTCCCCATCGACGTCATCTTCCAAAAAGCGTCCTGGTCCAGCTACGGTGCACAGTTCCCCACGGGCAGCGCCACGGATGAGCTTGAGGTCGACGGGAAGCGGTACCGGGCGACACTGATCGACGTCGGCGCCCCGGCTGCGCTCTTCGACGCCCAGGATCTGGGGCTGGACGCAACCGGCAGCGAGGAAGCCTTGGAGGCGCTGGTCCGGCTTGCCCCGCAGCTGCGCGCAGCGGCTGCCCGCAGGATGGGCCTGCCGCAGGACCTCACATCCATTCCGAAGGTTGGCATCGTGGGACCTCCGCCCGCAGGCGCAACCGGCGTTTCGGCCCGGATGATCTCGATGACCGCACTGCACCCCGCCATCGGCCTCACCAGCGCGGTCGCCGTCGCGGCCGCCTCGGGCACACCAGGCAGCGTGGTGCAGCGCAGCGTGGTTCCGGCGGCGGAGGCCGGACTCTTTATCCACTTACTGAAAGGCACGACGGCGCTGGCACTGGATGCAGCCGATCCCGCTGAAGTCTCCTTTCAACGCTCGGCCCGCGTCATCAGCGAAAGCACCATCCTGGTGCCCAGTGACTGA
- a CDS encoding ABC transporter ATP-binding protein: MKISIQNLQLKYGSFTAIENLNLDIEDGEALVLLGQSGCGKTSTMRCIAGLEEPTSGRIIIDDVVVFDSEKGINLPPNKRNVGMVFQSYAVWPHMTVAQNVAYSLKQKKLSKSEIDERVMEALTLVGLEPYADRGASLLSGGQMQRVALARSLVMRPSVLMLDEPLSNLDARLRDRLRVELREIQLQLGLTCVYVTHDQHEAFALADRIALLQGGRIVQMGAPQHMYEAPASASIAHFLGVSNIMDCTPEGTATGSTTARITNSELTIQSAQQASDAGTSPKVCIRAEDLQITAMPTEHPNSWPGTVRVAGFQGNDIRYAIQLESGPELDALGGLRRGEQHKVGDRVWVTVNPREVQILPAEVLA; encoded by the coding sequence ATGAAAATCAGCATTCAAAACCTGCAGCTGAAGTACGGAAGCTTCACTGCCATCGAAAACCTCAACCTCGACATCGAAGACGGCGAGGCCCTCGTCCTCCTGGGCCAGTCCGGTTGCGGCAAGACCAGCACGATGCGCTGCATCGCCGGCCTGGAGGAGCCCACCTCGGGGCGGATCATCATCGACGACGTTGTGGTCTTCGACTCCGAAAAGGGCATCAACCTGCCCCCGAACAAGCGCAACGTCGGCATGGTCTTCCAGTCCTACGCGGTATGGCCGCACATGACGGTGGCCCAGAACGTTGCCTACTCCCTCAAGCAGAAGAAGCTTTCCAAGAGCGAAATCGATGAGCGGGTCATGGAGGCCCTCACGCTGGTGGGCCTGGAGCCCTACGCCGACCGCGGCGCCAGCCTGCTCAGCGGTGGCCAGATGCAGCGCGTCGCCCTGGCGCGCAGCCTGGTCATGCGGCCCAGCGTGCTCATGCTCGACGAACCGCTCTCCAACCTTGACGCCCGACTTCGTGACCGGCTCCGGGTTGAACTGCGTGAAATCCAGCTCCAGCTGGGGCTCACCTGTGTCTACGTCACCCACGACCAGCACGAAGCCTTCGCCCTGGCAGACCGCATCGCCCTGCTCCAGGGCGGCCGGATTGTGCAGATGGGCGCCCCGCAGCACATGTACGAGGCACCCGCCAGCGCTTCGATCGCCCACTTCCTCGGTGTTTCCAACATCATGGACTGCACCCCGGAGGGCACCGCCACCGGGTCCACCACCGCACGCATCACCAACAGCGAGCTCACCATCCAGTCGGCGCAGCAGGCCAGCGACGCCGGCACATCCCCCAAGGTCTGCATTCGGGCCGAGGACCTGCAGATCACCGCCATGCCCACCGAACACCCCAACTCATGGCCCGGAACGGTACGCGTGGCGGGCTTCCAGGGCAACGACATCCGGTACGCGATCCAGCTGGAATCCGGACCCGAACTGGACGCCCTGGGCGGACTGCGCCGCGGCGAACAGCACAAAGTGGGGGACCGCGTATGGGTCACCGTCAACCCCCGCGAAGTCCAGATCCTGCCGGCTGAGGTCCTCGCATGA
- a CDS encoding iron ABC transporter permease: protein MSLKTTEAATRADARLAPKPAPRDYRAARTLSGLQKNTPGLIVLVILGVLIVLPLALVLLAAFSDSVPRPGSISLGGLTLSNLALLATPEALGALVNSLMVGAGSALIALLIGAFLAFVCARSDAPWRKFIFFIGMAPMFIPALVGALAWSLLCSPSAGYINIFLRDLGIDAAINIYSLPGLVFVLGIFYAPYAFLLLHSSLSMMNADLEEAATVHGAPLRTMLRTVTLPLALPAILGSAVLVFALTMENFPVAQVIGNPAGVDTLPTYIYRLMSATPAKSNQAASVAVILTVALMAVTLIQQRIINKRKFTTMTGKGNRPRQVPLRKMRWPFTILALAYFAVSVVLPMLALLAASMQATPFVSSMSQLLEANSLSFAKLIEVLGSNDFQLALKNSVLVALIAAFADTTLSFIASYIRYRTKSKVGRLIELVAMTPLAVPAIVMGIGLLWTWLLLPLPIYGTLAILAVACVAVFMPQGYRGVSASMLQMDQDLEDSAVMLGAGRTRSVLDVTLPLMRVGIMSSFLLFLMLSMRELSASIFLFTSNTRILSILVFDNFDNGQSQAAAAVSVLYCLVIGILAVIAQKVGGERKTKN, encoded by the coding sequence ATGAGCCTCAAGACCACCGAAGCGGCCACCCGCGCCGACGCCCGCCTCGCACCAAAGCCGGCGCCCCGGGACTACCGCGCTGCCCGGACCCTCTCGGGCCTCCAGAAGAACACACCGGGCCTCATTGTCCTGGTCATCCTCGGCGTCCTCATCGTCCTTCCGCTTGCCCTGGTCCTGCTCGCCGCGTTCTCGGACAGCGTTCCCCGGCCGGGCAGCATCTCCCTGGGCGGCCTGACGCTGTCCAACCTGGCGCTGCTGGCCACCCCCGAAGCACTCGGCGCGTTGGTCAACTCGCTCATGGTCGGTGCCGGCTCGGCGCTCATCGCCCTGCTGATCGGCGCCTTCCTGGCCTTCGTCTGCGCCCGCTCCGATGCGCCGTGGCGGAAGTTCATCTTCTTCATCGGCATGGCGCCGATGTTCATCCCCGCCCTGGTGGGCGCCCTGGCGTGGTCGCTGCTGTGCTCGCCCAGCGCCGGCTACATCAACATCTTCCTCCGCGACCTGGGCATTGATGCCGCCATCAACATCTACAGCCTGCCGGGCCTGGTGTTCGTGCTGGGAATCTTCTACGCCCCGTACGCCTTCCTGCTGCTGCACAGCTCGCTGTCGATGATGAACGCCGACCTCGAAGAGGCTGCCACCGTCCACGGGGCTCCGCTCCGCACCATGCTGCGGACCGTCACCCTGCCCCTGGCCCTGCCGGCCATCCTGGGCTCCGCCGTCCTGGTCTTCGCGCTGACGATGGAAAACTTCCCCGTGGCCCAGGTCATCGGCAACCCGGCCGGTGTGGACACACTGCCCACCTATATCTACCGCCTCATGAGTGCCACGCCCGCCAAGAGCAACCAGGCGGCCAGCGTCGCCGTGATCCTGACCGTTGCGCTGATGGCCGTGACCCTGATCCAGCAGCGCATCATCAACAAGCGCAAGTTCACCACCATGACCGGCAAGGGCAACCGTCCCCGCCAGGTGCCGCTGCGCAAGATGCGCTGGCCCTTCACCATCCTGGCCCTGGCCTACTTCGCAGTTTCGGTGGTCCTGCCGATGCTGGCGCTGCTGGCCGCTTCGATGCAGGCCACCCCGTTCGTGTCCTCGATGTCGCAGCTGCTCGAAGCGAACTCCCTCAGCTTCGCGAAGCTGATCGAAGTCCTCGGATCCAACGACTTCCAGCTCGCCCTCAAGAACAGCGTCCTGGTGGCCCTGATCGCAGCCTTCGCCGACACCACCCTCAGCTTCATCGCCTCCTACATCCGGTACCGCACCAAGTCCAAGGTGGGGCGCCTGATTGAACTGGTCGCCATGACCCCCCTGGCCGTCCCCGCCATCGTCATGGGCATCGGACTGCTCTGGACCTGGTTGCTGCTGCCGCTGCCCATCTACGGCACCCTGGCGATTCTCGCCGTCGCCTGCGTTGCAGTGTTCATGCCCCAGGGCTACCGCGGCGTCTCCGCGTCCATGCTCCAGATGGACCAGGACCTCGAGGACAGCGCCGTGATGCTCGGCGCCGGGCGGACCCGGTCCGTCCTGGACGTCACCCTGCCCCTGATGCGCGTCGGCATCATGTCCTCGTTCCTGCTGTTCCTCATGCTCTCCATGCGTGAGCTCAGCGCCTCCATCTTCCTCTTCACCTCGAACACCCGGATCCTGTCCATCCTCGTCTTCGACAACTTCGACAACGGCCAGAGCCAGGCAGCTGCAGCCGTCAGCGTCCTGTACTGCCTCGTCATCGGAATCCTCGCCGTCATCGCCCAAAAAGTCGGCGGCGAACGCAAGACCAAGAACTGA
- a CDS encoding ABC transporter substrate-binding protein → MKLASKLPALTAAGVLLALSLTGCGSAAQSAGVVTASAAVKTDDGLVINGESIADKATYEKAKTQTLSLYSGYTDSSESALVDAFTKDTGIKVNVVRLTPNKLSERVLSEQGADKLSADVIRTSDYRIAKSMEDAKVWKAYDVPGASALKDVSVDGGQFTRMFNSVYTLGYNTQLVKEADAPKSWADAVGGKWQGKLGIVQGGSGGSTAALNRFMETKMGGDYFAKYAAQKPKIYDSLGAEATALARGEVAVGTVTISGTNISAVQDKAPVKFIVPEEGLVSYDYYLGMTGTATNVEAAKVFMNYNLSKQGQQVFAQIGEYPVRTDVAPPTIMGVTLPAVDSGKVFRMQNTDAVTYGKDDLAKWNQVFGYTK, encoded by the coding sequence ATGAAGTTAGCGTCCAAACTCCCCGCCCTCACCGCCGCCGGAGTGCTCCTGGCCCTCAGCCTGACCGGCTGCGGAAGCGCCGCCCAGAGCGCCGGCGTCGTCACGGCCAGTGCGGCGGTGAAGACCGACGACGGGCTGGTCATCAACGGCGAGTCCATCGCGGACAAGGCCACCTATGAGAAGGCCAAGACCCAGACCCTGTCCCTGTACTCGGGCTACACCGACTCGTCCGAAAGCGCGCTGGTGGACGCCTTCACCAAGGACACCGGCATCAAGGTCAACGTCGTCCGCCTCACCCCGAACAAGCTCTCCGAACGCGTTCTCTCCGAACAGGGCGCCGACAAGCTCAGCGCCGACGTCATCCGCACGTCCGACTACCGGATCGCCAAGTCCATGGAGGACGCCAAGGTCTGGAAGGCCTACGACGTCCCCGGCGCATCGGCCCTCAAGGACGTTTCCGTGGACGGCGGCCAGTTCACCCGCATGTTCAACTCCGTCTACACCCTGGGATACAACACCCAGCTGGTGAAGGAAGCCGATGCCCCCAAGTCCTGGGCGGATGCCGTCGGCGGCAAGTGGCAGGGCAAGCTGGGCATCGTCCAGGGCGGTTCGGGCGGCAGCACCGCAGCGCTGAACAGGTTCATGGAAACCAAGATGGGCGGCGACTACTTCGCCAAGTACGCTGCGCAGAAGCCCAAGATCTACGACTCCCTGGGCGCTGAAGCCACGGCCTTGGCCCGCGGCGAAGTGGCCGTCGGCACGGTCACCATCAGCGGCACCAACATCTCGGCCGTCCAGGACAAGGCTCCGGTCAAGTTCATCGTCCCCGAGGAAGGCCTGGTCTCCTACGACTACTACCTGGGCATGACGGGCACCGCCACGAACGTGGAAGCCGCGAAGGTCTTCATGAACTACAACCTTTCCAAGCAGGGCCAGCAGGTCTTCGCGCAGATCGGTGAATACCCGGTCCGCACCGACGTGGCACCGCCCACCATCATGGGCGTGACCCTCCCCGCCGTCGACTCCGGCAAGGTCTTCCGCATGCAGAACACCGACGCCGTGACCTACGGCAAGGACGACCTCGCCAAGTGGAACCAGGTGTTCGGCTACACCAAGTAA
- a CDS encoding serine hydrolase — MTAAPELPLPRNTSSLLVLQDGRTVVELGDTTRASYVASVRKSLLSVLFGIQVDADTVNLDATLDELGVDDVGGLLPLEKTARLRDLLTSRSGVYHPPSSPGSDEDAFPPRGTKAPGQYFVYNNWDFNAAGAIFEKASGLTVFDAFEKYLAGPLEFDDYDPTRQRMLGDAEKSAFPAYHFFLSTRDLAKIGLLMAAASGRAGSMSPGSGSGTAWPPMSGAQTWRLPPALAPATTATCGGCPGNPARSGRGRSWLRETTASSCWSCRQSAASLCTGASSATASPSPGTPATRPHPRLP, encoded by the coding sequence GTGACCGCCGCCCCAGAACTTCCGCTGCCCCGGAACACCTCGTCCCTGCTGGTCCTCCAGGACGGCAGGACCGTCGTCGAACTTGGCGACACCACCCGCGCCAGCTACGTCGCCTCTGTCCGCAAAAGCCTGCTCTCGGTCCTGTTCGGAATCCAGGTGGACGCCGACACGGTCAACCTCGACGCCACCCTCGATGAGCTCGGTGTTGATGATGTGGGCGGCCTGCTCCCCCTCGAGAAAACGGCGCGGCTCCGCGACCTCCTGACCTCGCGGTCGGGGGTCTACCACCCGCCCTCCAGCCCGGGCAGTGACGAGGACGCCTTCCCTCCGCGCGGCACCAAAGCGCCGGGTCAGTACTTCGTCTACAACAACTGGGATTTCAACGCCGCCGGCGCGATCTTCGAGAAGGCCAGCGGCCTGACGGTCTTTGACGCGTTCGAGAAGTACCTGGCCGGTCCGCTGGAGTTCGACGACTACGACCCCACACGCCAGCGCATGCTCGGGGACGCCGAAAAGTCCGCCTTCCCGGCCTACCACTTCTTCCTCTCCACCCGGGACCTGGCCAAGATCGGGCTGCTGATGGCTGCGGCCAGTGGGAGGGCCGGCAGCATGTCCCCCGGGAGTGGGTCAGGGACAGCGTGGCCACCCATGTCAGGCGCGCAGACATGGCGCTTACCACCGGCTTTGGCACCTGCGACTACGGCTACCTGTGGTGGCTGCCCCGGGAACCCGGCCCGCAGTGGGAGGGGGCGTTCCTGGCTGCGGGAAACTACGGCCAGTTCCTGCTGGTCCTGCCGGCAATCCGCAGCGTCATTGTGCACCGGCGCTTCGTCAGCGACAGCTTCGCCATCGCCCGGAACACCCGCAACGCGGCCGCATCCCCGGCTCCCGTGA
- a CDS encoding LysR family transcriptional regulator, with product MAILDLHRLHVLREVGRSGSLTSAAAALSFTTSAVSQQIAKLEQEMGVVLIERHPRGVVLTEAGHALLHYADDIDRTVEAARAEMGEFAGLRRGQLRLGTFPTGGASLMPDVVLAFRARHPEVAVTVVSARRDGLLERLRRREIELTLLWDYPWQQIEDPDLTLVRLTNDPTVLLVPREHPIAKLGSVRIGALSDQEWVVRDEHPVADVLSRVCRDAGFEPRIAFAANDYQETQGMVAAGIGIALAPRLALTALRPDVVAVPLAGSPKRRILLAHLENRRLSPAAQQATKVFRSIAKGAAS from the coding sequence ATGGCAATCCTCGATCTCCACCGGCTTCATGTGCTTCGCGAGGTGGGCCGTTCCGGCTCCCTGACGTCCGCTGCGGCCGCCCTTTCCTTCACCACCTCGGCGGTCTCGCAGCAGATCGCGAAACTCGAGCAGGAGATGGGCGTGGTCCTCATCGAGCGCCATCCCCGCGGCGTGGTCCTGACCGAAGCGGGGCACGCCCTGCTGCACTACGCGGACGACATCGACAGGACCGTTGAAGCTGCCCGTGCCGAAATGGGGGAGTTCGCGGGCCTTCGCCGGGGCCAGCTCCGGCTTGGAACCTTCCCCACCGGCGGAGCTTCGCTGATGCCGGACGTGGTGCTGGCATTCCGCGCCCGCCACCCCGAGGTGGCAGTAACGGTGGTCAGCGCCCGCCGGGACGGCCTGCTGGAACGGCTGCGGCGGCGGGAAATCGAACTGACGCTGCTGTGGGACTATCCCTGGCAGCAAATCGAGGACCCCGACCTGACCCTGGTCAGGCTGACAAACGATCCAACCGTGCTGCTGGTACCGCGGGAGCACCCCATTGCGAAACTGGGCTCGGTCCGCATTGGCGCATTAAGCGACCAGGAATGGGTGGTACGCGACGAGCACCCCGTGGCCGACGTCCTCAGCCGGGTATGCCGCGATGCCGGGTTCGAACCGCGGATCGCGTTTGCCGCCAACGATTACCAGGAGACACAGGGCATGGTGGCGGCCGGCATCGGGATCGCCCTGGCACCCAGGCTGGCCCTGACGGCCCTGCGCCCCGACGTGGTGGCGGTCCCGCTCGCCGGGTCCCCCAAGCGCCGCATCCTCCTGGCCCACCTGGAAAACCGGAGGCTCAGCCCCGCCGCGCAGCAGGCCACCAAGGTCTTCCGGTCCATCGCCAAGGGCGCGGCTTCCTGA
- a CDS encoding PrpF domain-containing protein produces the protein MGLKGHWYRGGTSKCWLFDARDVALHAPTREEIPALLSAAFGAADARQLDGVGGGTSTTSKAAVIWATPGAEADLDYLFAQVGIGDPTVELGSNCGNCATAIALFAVQTGIVPARDGMTKVRMRHVTSGAVLSGSVPTPGGQIPKSGLARVPGSSAAGVPVSLSFHGPWGQNTGALLPTGNTVDQLQVNGRTLAATMVDAGAPAVLLAADQAGVDLSSMTDNLTAQLPDLIAARASAGLIMGLRKPEDPPQNAVPKVGVVAPAGDYIAADGTTITAGSHDVRVRMLSMLAPHPAIGLTSAVAVALASSLQSSVVATAAGQSPSTGTGTPRLLRVGTPAGVITAEIITDDTGAVSEVALHRAARHIATADIDVAPAAELSA, from the coding sequence GTGGGACTCAAAGGACATTGGTACCGGGGCGGCACCAGCAAGTGCTGGCTCTTCGATGCCAGGGACGTGGCCCTCCACGCCCCCACCCGCGAGGAAATCCCCGCACTGCTGTCAGCCGCTTTCGGCGCAGCGGATGCGCGGCAGCTGGACGGCGTCGGCGGCGGAACCTCCACCACGTCAAAGGCTGCAGTCATCTGGGCAACCCCTGGTGCCGAGGCAGACCTCGACTACCTTTTCGCCCAGGTGGGAATCGGTGACCCCACCGTTGAGCTCGGTTCCAACTGCGGCAACTGCGCCACGGCCATTGCCCTGTTCGCAGTCCAGACGGGCATTGTTCCCGCCCGGGACGGCATGACCAAGGTCCGCATGCGCCACGTCACCTCCGGCGCGGTGCTCAGCGGATCGGTTCCCACTCCCGGCGGCCAGATTCCCAAGTCCGGCCTGGCCCGGGTTCCGGGCAGCAGCGCCGCCGGCGTTCCCGTCAGCCTCTCGTTCCACGGCCCCTGGGGCCAGAACACCGGTGCACTCCTGCCGACCGGCAACACGGTGGACCAACTCCAGGTCAACGGCAGGACCCTGGCCGCAACGATGGTGGACGCCGGCGCCCCTGCCGTGCTCCTCGCGGCCGACCAGGCCGGCGTCGATCTTTCCTCAATGACGGACAACCTCACCGCCCAGCTGCCGGACCTCATCGCGGCACGGGCATCAGCCGGCCTCATCATGGGGCTCCGGAAGCCTGAGGATCCCCCGCAGAACGCTGTCCCGAAAGTCGGAGTTGTGGCACCTGCCGGCGACTACATCGCCGCGGACGGAACAACCATTACTGCCGGCAGCCACGACGTGCGGGTGCGGATGCTGTCCATGCTCGCACCCCACCCGGCCATCGGCCTCACCTCAGCCGTGGCAGTTGCCCTGGCATCCTCGCTGCAGTCATCGGTCGTAGCCACCGCAGCAGGCCAATCACCCTCCACCGGCACCGGAACTCCCCGCTTGCTGCGGGTCGGGACGCCCGCCGGCGTGATCACCGCCGAAATCATCACCGATGACACCGGCGCCGTCAGCGAAGTGGCCCTCCACCGGGCAGCCCGACACATCGCCACCGCAGACATCGACGTGGCCCCGGCCGCAGAGCTGTCCGCCTAA
- the dctA gene encoding C4-dicarboxylate transporter DctA, whose amino-acid sequence MKIKSILGHLYVQVLIGVALGVVVGALWPDLGSSLKPIGDGFVKLVKFMIAPIVFCTIVGGITSLRDTKKVGPTLIRSLGLFYALTALALALGLAAVTLFQPGADMHIDPTHLDSSVAQKYTTQLPSSNPVDFILSIIPTTFVGAFADGEVLPVLVIALLCGFAFSKLGAPGQLALNVVNSFNKLLFIMFGYIMKVAPLGAFGAMAFTVGKYGAHSIGNLGMLILAFYAACIVFVVVGLGILAKVTGFSLWQILRYFKDEFLIVLATSSSEPVLPRLLSKLERIGCDRSVVGLVVPTGYSFNLTGTAIYLTLASMFIAQACDIHLSWGQILLMLGMMLLTSKGAAGVTGSGFVALVATLTVMPTLPVAGVALIVGIDRFMSEARALTSTVCNIVSCVAIAKWQGELDMGKLRSELQAGFVPTEAEKIQLAEPALAH is encoded by the coding sequence ATGAAGATCAAATCCATCCTCGGACACCTGTATGTCCAGGTACTCATCGGAGTCGCTCTCGGCGTCGTTGTAGGCGCACTCTGGCCGGACCTCGGTTCGTCCCTGAAGCCCATCGGCGACGGATTCGTGAAACTCGTGAAGTTCATGATCGCCCCCATCGTGTTCTGCACCATCGTCGGAGGCATCACCTCGCTGCGGGACACCAAGAAGGTGGGCCCCACCCTGATCCGTTCGCTGGGCCTCTTCTACGCGCTGACCGCACTCGCCCTGGCCCTGGGCCTGGCCGCGGTGACGCTGTTCCAGCCCGGCGCCGACATGCACATCGATCCCACGCACCTGGACTCCTCGGTGGCGCAGAAGTACACCACGCAGCTGCCCAGCAGCAACCCCGTGGACTTCATCCTGAGCATCATCCCCACTACCTTCGTTGGCGCATTCGCCGACGGTGAAGTCCTGCCCGTGCTGGTCATTGCCCTGCTGTGCGGCTTCGCCTTCAGCAAGCTCGGCGCACCGGGCCAGCTGGCCCTGAACGTGGTCAACAGCTTCAACAAGCTGCTCTTCATCATGTTCGGCTACATCATGAAGGTAGCCCCCCTCGGAGCCTTCGGGGCCATGGCCTTCACCGTGGGCAAGTACGGCGCCCACTCCATCGGCAACCTCGGCATGCTGATCCTTGCCTTCTACGCCGCCTGCATCGTCTTCGTGGTGGTTGGCCTGGGCATCCTGGCCAAAGTGACCGGCTTCAGCCTGTGGCAGATCCTGCGCTACTTCAAGGACGAATTCCTGATCGTCCTGGCCACGTCCTCCAGCGAACCTGTCCTGCCGCGCCTGCTGTCCAAGCTCGAGCGGATCGGCTGTGACCGCAGCGTTGTGGGCCTCGTGGTCCCCACCGGCTACTCCTTCAACCTGACCGGAACGGCCATCTACCTCACCCTGGCCTCGATGTTCATCGCCCAGGCCTGCGACATCCACCTCAGCTGGGGCCAGATCCTGCTGATGCTCGGCATGATGCTGCTGACCTCCAAAGGCGCGGCCGGCGTCACCGGCAGTGGTTTCGTGGCCCTGGTGGCGACCCTGACGGTCATGCCCACCCTGCCGGTGGCCGGCGTGGCCCTCATCGTTGGCATCGACCGCTTCATGAGCGAGGCCCGCGCCCTCACCAGCACGGTCTGCAACATCGTCTCCTGCGTGGCCATCGCCAAGTGGCAGGGTGAGCTGGACATGGGCAAGCTCCGCTCCGAGCTCCAGGCGGGCTTCGTGCCCACCGAAGCGGAAAAGATCCAGCTGGCCGAACCGGCCCTGGCCCACTAA